The following is a genomic window from Geoalkalibacter halelectricus.
GCGGTGTTGATGAGACGCATGCGATCGCGCAGCCACTGCACCAGGGCGCCGGCGATGGCGATGGAACCCTCCAAGGCATAAACGGGTTTCTGCTTGCCGAATTGATAGCAGAGCGTGGTGAGCAGTCCGTGCTGGGAGTGAACAATGTCGGTCCCCGTGTTGAGCAGCAGAAAACAGCCGGTGCCGTAGGTATTTTTCGCCTCGCCCACCGCAAAGCAGGTCTGCCCCACGGTGGCTGCCTGCTGGTCGCCAAGCGCGCCGCACACCGGGATTTCGCCGCCGAAGGGGCCATCGGCGCGAGTCAGGCCGTAAAACTTGGGGTCGCTGGAGGGGCGGATGCGCGGCAACATGGACCGGGGGATGTCGAGTTCCGCGAGGATCTCCTCATCCCAGTCCAGAGTCTGTAGGTTCATCAACAGGGTGCGCGAGGCGTTGGTGACGTCGGTGACGTGGACCGCGCCCGCTCCGGGGCCGCCGGTGAGCTTCCAGATGATCCAGCTGTCCATGGTGCCGAACAGGGCGTCGCCGCGCTCGGCGGCATCGCGCAGGCCGGACACATTGTCGAACAGCCATTTGATCTTGGGCCCGGAAAAATAGGTGGCCAGGGGCAGTCCGGTCTGGGCGCGAAAACGATCCTGACCGCCGTTTTGCGCCAACTGGTTGCAGATCTTGTCGGTGCGCGTGTCTTGCCAGACGATGGCGTTGGCGTAGGGCTGACCGGTCTTTTTGTCCCACACCAGGGTGGTTTCGCGCTGGTTGGTGACGCCGACGGCGGCGATGTCCGCGGCGATGAGCCCGGCTTTTTCCATGGCGGAGCGCACCACGTCGCGGGCACGGTCCCAGATTTCCAGGGCATCGTGCTCGACCCAGCCGGCCTGAGGATAGATCTGCTGGTGTTCCAACTGATGATGGGCGACGACTTCGCCGCCGTGGTTGAAAATCATGCAGCGGCTGCTGGTGGTTCCCTGATCCAGTGCGGCGATGTAACGGGGCATGTCCTCCTCCTTGAGTGTAGCAATGACTCAAATGGCCGTTTCCACCTGATGCTGAAATACCTGCAATTCCTCGCGGCGGCGGGCTTCGTCCCAGCCCAGTTCACGCGCCAGGATCTCGGCGGTGCGCGCAGCAGCCGCGGCGGCCGCCTGGAGATCGAGTAGCGCGAGAGCGGTACGCCGCACCAGCACGTCGGCAAGGCGCTCGGCCTGTTCCTCGCGGGCGGCATGGACGACCTCGGCGCCAATCAGGGGATACTCGGGATGCAGGCGCTCGCCCAGATCTCCCTGCGCCAGCTCCGCCACCTGCGCGGCACAACCACCGTAGGTCTGATGCAGATGCGCGGCGACCTCGGCAGCAAGTCCATGATCGCGCGCCAGTCCCGGCGCCCCGTGCGGATCAAAACCCTGGGCGCCGTGCAGGGCCAGCTCCGCGGTGACGCAGGTGCTTGCCGGTGCCAGGGAAAAGGCCTGGACGGCCCGATCCACGGCATCCTCGGCCATTTTACGGTAGGTGGTCCACTTGCCGCCGACGATGGTCAACAGGCCCGCTGGGCTGATTTGCACCAGGTGGTCGCGAACCAGGCGGGCGGTATCGGATGATTGAGGCGCATCGAGCAGCGGGCGCAGGCCCGACCAGGTGGAACGGATGTGGTCCGGAGTGAGATCGAGATTGAAATAGCGCCGCACATGACGCAACAGGTAGGCGATGTCTGCCTGGCTGGGACGCGGATGGTCGACGATGGCGGCCGGTTCGTCGGTGGTGCCGATGAGGGTTCGGCCCTGCCAGGGCAGGATGAACAGCACCCGCCCATCCTCGGTCTTGGGGATCATCAAGCCGGCGCCGGGCGGCGCGAAGTGCTTGTCGAGGACGATATGGATGCCGGAACTGGCCTTGAGCAGCGGGCGCGTTTCGGGGTCATCGAGGCGGCGGATGTGGTCCGCGAAGGGACCGGTGGCGTTGATCACCCCCCGGGCGCGGATGATAAATTCCTCGCCGCCAATCGCGTCGCGCACTCGGGCACCACGCAAGCGCCCACCTTCCCTGATCAGTTCCACAACCTCCACATGATTGGCGGTTACCGCCCCCTGGCGGCGCGCCGTGGCGACCAGGGCCTGGATCATGCGCACGTCGTTGAACTGGCCGTCGTAGTAGAGCACCCCAGCCTTGAGGCCCTCGGCCTTGAGGAGGGGAAAGCGCCGCAGGGCTTCCTCGCGCCCGATGAGACGGCTGGAGCCCAGGCTTTTACGTCCGGCCAGGGTGTCGTAAAGCTTGAGGCCGGCAAAAACGTAGGGCACCTCAAGCCAGTTGTAAATGGGCGTGACCAGGGGCAGGCGATGGGCCAAGTGGGGCGCGTTGCGCAAAATAAGACCGCGTTCGCGCAGACCGTCCTTGACCAGCTGATACTGGGCGCGGTCGAGCCCGCGCACCGCCATCTCCAGGTAGCGCACGCCGCCATGCACCAGCTTGGTACTGCGACTGCTGGTGCCCTCGCCGTAATCGCGCTTCTCCACCAGGGCCACTCGCAGTCCGCGCGCCGCCGCGTCCACCGCGATGCCGCAGCCCGTCGCGCCGCCGCCGACCACCAGCAGATCAAAGGGTTGGGGTGATTGCAGGGCGCGCAGGGTTTGTTCGCGGTTCATGGAGTCCTTTCCGGGCGGCGCCTCCCTGGAGGAAGCATCATGGATTCAGGAAGAAACTTTCTCCAGGGACAGAATTTTCTGCCGGTCGTCGAAGCGCAGGCGAAACCGCCCGGTAATGCCCTCGCGGGTGACGAAGGTGCGCAGGTTGGCCGCCGGCAGGCGGATACGGCGCCCGTCCTCGGAGCGAACCTGGACAAAGGCGGCCGTGCCCTGATAATAGCGCAGGTACTTCTCGGCCGGGATATGCAGACGGAAGAAGACTTCGCCGCCGGCCATGCCTAGGACACTTTACCCTCTTCGGCCAGGGCCGCGCGCAGCCCCGCGGCCAGATCCGGATAGCGCAGCTCGATGCCCAGCCTCTCGCGCAGGCGGCGGCTATCGAGGCGCCGCGATTCGTTGAGGTAGGAGAGCATCTCCGCGCTAAGGCGGCGGCGTGCCTCGGCCATGCTGATCTGTGGCGGGCGTGGCAGGCCGCAGGCATCGGCCACCGCGTTAAAGTAGTCGGTCATGCTGCCGCCGCTCTCGTCGCAGACGTTGAAAACCTCCCCCGTTTGGCCCTTCTCGCCCGCCGCCACGCAGATGCGCGCCAGATCCACGGCGTGAATGCGGTTGGAGGGCGGCGCCTCGCGCGCTTCTAGAACCGGCACGCCCTGCTCGATGCGCTTGCGCGGCAGGCGTCCCGGTCCGTAAATGCCCGGTACGCGCAGAATCACCACGGCGATGTCGCGCTCGCGCTGCACGCGCCGCAAGCGCTCCTCGGCATCTACGCGCCGTCGGGCCCGATCAGTCAGTGGCCGCAGGGGTGCTGTTTCATCCACCAGCGCCCCGCCGCAATCGCCGTAGACGCCGCTGGTGCTGATGTAGACGATCTTCCAGGGTTTATCAGCGGCAAGAGCCTGATCGCAGAAGGCTTCCATGCGCGGATCGGCGACGCCCTGATCCGGCGGCGGGGCGAAATAGTAGACCAGACGATTTTCCACCGCCAGACCGGCAAGGCTTGCCGGATCATCCAGGTCACCCCGCGCAACGGCAAAGCCCAGTTCCTCGAGCTTGAGCTCCGCCTCCCGCGAACGCGCCAAGGCGCTCACCGCGACCCCGCGTTCCAGCCACAGCCGCCCGACCCGCCGACCGATCTCTCCGCAGCCGATGATGAGAACACCTGAAAAGTCAACCATACCCGCCTTCCCTCTCCGGCGTCCTATCGCCCCAGACTCTTGCCTACCACCTCGGCCACATCCCGCGAAACATCGGGCCGCTCAAGGATCTCCTCAAGCTGCGCCCGCATCAGCCGCTGCCGGCTTTCATCGTAGCGGCGCCAGTGATTGAAGGCCGCCACCAGGCGCGCGGCCAATTGCGGGTTGAAGGCATCGATGCGCCGCACGTAATCGCCGAGCAAGGCATAGCCGTCGCCCGACGCGGCATGGAAATGATAAGGGTTGGCGGTGCTGAAGGCGCCGAGCAGGGACCGCACCCGATTAGGGTTGCGCAGGTTGAAGGCCGGATGGTCGAGCAGTTCCCTGACCCGCGCCCCGGCGTCGGCGCGGCCCGAGGTAGCCTGAAGGGTGAACCATTTGTCGACCACCAGGGGATCCTGTTGCCATTTCTCGTAAAAACGCGCCAGCGGCGCCGCGCCCTCGGTTCCCTCGTGCTGAGCGAGGATGCTCAGGGCCGCCAGCACATCGGTCATGTTGCCGCCGCGCTCGGCCTGATTGGCGCACAGCTCCACGCACACCGGCTCATCGAGCAGGGCCAGATAGCTCAAACAGGCGTTCTTGAGGCTGCGCCGCCCCACGGCCTGGGGCTCGAAACCATAGGGTCCGGTATCGACGTTCTCCTGCC
Proteins encoded in this region:
- the glpK gene encoding glycerol kinase GlpK; protein product: MPRYIAALDQGTTSSRCMIFNHGGEVVAHHQLEHQQIYPQAGWVEHDALEIWDRARDVVRSAMEKAGLIAADIAAVGVTNQRETTLVWDKKTGQPYANAIVWQDTRTDKICNQLAQNGGQDRFRAQTGLPLATYFSGPKIKWLFDNVSGLRDAAERGDALFGTMDSWIIWKLTGGPGAGAVHVTDVTNASRTLLMNLQTLDWDEEILAELDIPRSMLPRIRPSSDPKFYGLTRADGPFGGEIPVCGALGDQQAATVGQTCFAVGEAKNTYGTGCFLLLNTGTDIVHSQHGLLTTLCYQFGKQKPVYALEGSIAIAGALVQWLRDRMRLINTAADVENLAKMVDDNGGMYFVPAFSGLFAPYWRSEARGLVIGMTRFITRGHFARAALEAVAYQTREVVDAMAADSGVELKALKVDGGMTANELLMQIQADVLGVPVIRPKVAESTALGAAYAAGLAVGYWKNPEDLRKNWGVDKTWQPSADDTLRTRNYRMWKKAVSRTFDWLE
- a CDS encoding glycerol-3-phosphate dehydrogenase/oxidase — encoded protein: MNREQTLRALQSPQPFDLLVVGGGATGCGIAVDAAARGLRVALVEKRDYGEGTSSRSTKLVHGGVRYLEMAVRGLDRAQYQLVKDGLRERGLILRNAPHLAHRLPLVTPIYNWLEVPYVFAGLKLYDTLAGRKSLGSSRLIGREEALRRFPLLKAEGLKAGVLYYDGQFNDVRMIQALVATARRQGAVTANHVEVVELIREGGRLRGARVRDAIGGEEFIIRARGVINATGPFADHIRRLDDPETRPLLKASSGIHIVLDKHFAPPGAGLMIPKTEDGRVLFILPWQGRTLIGTTDEPAAIVDHPRPSQADIAYLLRHVRRYFNLDLTPDHIRSTWSGLRPLLDAPQSSDTARLVRDHLVQISPAGLLTIVGGKWTTYRKMAEDAVDRAVQAFSLAPASTCVTAELALHGAQGFDPHGAPGLARDHGLAAEVAAHLHQTYGGCAAQVAELAQGDLGERLHPEYPLIGAEVVHAAREEQAERLADVLVRRTALALLDLQAAAAAAARTAEILARELGWDEARRREELQVFQHQVETAI
- a CDS encoding DUF2835 domain-containing protein; translated protein: MAGGEVFFRLHIPAEKYLRYYQGTAAFVQVRSEDGRRIRLPAANLRTFVTREGITGRFRLRFDDRQKILSLEKVSS
- a CDS encoding SDR family oxidoreductase encodes the protein MVDFSGVLIIGCGEIGRRVGRLWLERGVAVSALARSREAELKLEELGFAVARGDLDDPASLAGLAVENRLVYYFAPPPDQGVADPRMEAFCDQALAADKPWKIVYISTSGVYGDCGGALVDETAPLRPLTDRARRRVDAEERLRRVQRERDIAVVILRVPGIYGPGRLPRKRIEQGVPVLEAREAPPSNRIHAVDLARICVAAGEKGQTGEVFNVCDESGGSMTDYFNAVADACGLPRPPQISMAEARRRLSAEMLSYLNESRRLDSRRLRERLGIELRYPDLAAGLRAALAEEGKVS